In Mytilus galloprovincialis chromosome 1, xbMytGall1.hap1.1, whole genome shotgun sequence, the following are encoded in one genomic region:
- the LOC143071442 gene encoding uncharacterized protein LOC143071442 — translation MQFDSQNTPQIILYKKRTFTAIGTLSSSTDKTKQRCLSKALQCLSAVCETICPGEGDLLFKSVFSAHKPEKSSTPDQTALILKDIYISAETWSLRRQILSVLSRNYSFQEVREMIPDLTKYRFYAAKLHSDEVGCGLPVSKERLTRNKIDIAELEHFIDFIISSDVVKDLPFGMKTMKLSTGEIVAVPNLIRSLAPSSLINQFIQFCDSENVGHLGRSTMYKILNDCAASVRKCVEGLDYYIAEGGKAFQDLETIIEKLCISSEKKKELKSKLLNGKRYIKSDFKVHIQRENAVPDHCQVFALSDSEKCFSQSCNTQHKHCCEQCIDLADFLAEISTLTQNGTWDNKDSIVFQVENAVEAIKDWKSHAMRARNQEGAKQDLLKNLNENQALITCDWAMKFLPRKFREGQSDWFAKRGINWHISVTLYKQGEELKTITHVHIFSSQISQDGSVTASVLCDVVHDLTKQVPSIHEVNFFSDNAGCYKNTMMMVALKDELGDKLKTYNFSEAQDGKGPCDRRASHIKACVRRYINEGHDVTSAEEMKQAIDVKQKGSFRVRVVDIVTNLDAEKSQIKPITGITQLHNFSFDVDGITVWKAYGIGEGKRISWDNIGTTEQRTNLLVKVDWTITAPQLLEVEVMAQEEELIEPNPKKQKKNSINQPYDCPKDGCTRAFKTQCALEQHIIVGNCDYHNEKTTQDKAKSMYGQKVNSLFHGTRVQLDCNFNDCRTSESVKGWALKGKKKRTVFSQSQVNYMKEKFDIGKVSGRKVDPFQAADEMRQLQEEGKYVFSRKDYLTGQQITAYFSRLALKDRKTDLEDFRSAEEETNKRCLKQEILDSVSL, via the exons ATGCAATTTGATTCGCAAAATACTCCACAAATCATCTTGTACAAAAAGAGAACTTTTACAGCTATTGGGACATTATCATCATCTACAGATAAAACCAAGCAGAGATGCCTGTCAAAAGCACTACAGTGTTTGTCAGCTGTTTGTGAAACTATCTGCCCTGGTGAGGGAGATTTGTTGTTCAAATCTGTGTTTTCAGCACATAAACCAGAAAAGTCCTCTACACCTgatcaaacagcacttatattaaAGGACATATATATTTCAGCAGAAACATGGTCATTAAGAAGGCAAATTCTTTCAGTTTTATCCAGAAATTACAGCTTTCAAGAGGTCAGAGAG atgaTACCCGATCTGACAAAGTACCGATTTTATGCTGCCAAACTGCACAGTGATGAAGTAGGCTGTGGCCTCCCTGTGTCCAAAGAAAGACTAACGAGAAACAAGATAGACATAGCAGAGTTGGAACACTTTATAGATTTTATTATCAGTTCAGATGTTGTTAAAGATCTGCCTTTTGGTATGAAGACTATGAAGCTTTCGACTGGAGAGATAGTTGCTGTGCCAAATTTAATTCGAAGCCTTGCACCTTCATCTCTAATTAATCAATTCATTCAGTTCTGTGATTCAGAAAATGTTGGTCATTTAG GAAGAAGCACAATGTATAAGATCCTTAATGACTGTGCTGCCTCAGTAAGGAAATGTGTTGAGGGTCTTGACTATTACATTGCAGAGGGTGGAAAGGCATTTCAAGATCTTGAAACCATTATAGAAAAACTCTGCATATCCAGTGAAAAGAAGAAAGAACTGAAATCCAAATTGCTAAATGGGAAGCGATATATCAAATCAGATTTCAAG gtaCATATCCAAAGAGAGAATGCTGTTCCAGATCATTGCCAAGTGTTTGCTCTAAGTGATAGTGAAAAGTGCTTCTCCCAAAGTTGTAACACCCAGCATAAACACTGCTGTGAACAGTGTATTGACTTGGCAGACTTTTTAGCTGAAATAAGTACTCTTACACAGAATGGTACATGGGACAATAAAGATTCCATTGTATTCCAG GTTGAAAATGCTGTAGAAGCTATAAAAGATTGGAAAAGTCATGCTATGAGAGCTAGGAATCAAGAAGGTGCAAAACAAGATCTACTGaagaatttaaatgaaaatcaagCACTTATCACATGTGACTGGGCAATGAAATTTCTACCACGCAAGTTTAGAGAAGGTCAGAGTGACTGGTTCGCCAAACGTGGAATCAACTGGCATATTTCAGTAACTTTATACAAACAAGGGGAAGAACTAAAGACAATTACACATGTACACATTTTTTCATCCCAG ATATCTCAAGATGGTTCTGTTACTGCTTCTGTGTTGTGTGATGTAGTCCATGATCTGACAAAACAAGTACCAAGCATACATGAGGTGAACTTCTTCTCAGATAATGCAGGATGTTATAAGAACACAATGATGATGGTAGCGCTTAAAGATGAATTAGGAGATAAGTTGAAAACATACAACTTCAGTGAAGCACAGGATGGCAaag GTCCATGTGACCGCAGGGCTTCACATATCAAGGCATGTGTTAGAAGATACATTAATGAGGGACATGATGTCACATCTGCAGAGGAGATGAAACAG GCTATAGATGTTAAACAGAAAGGATCATTTAGGGTTAGAGTTGTTGACATTGTAACTAATTTGGATGCAGAGAAGTCACAGATTAAACCAATTACTGGAATTACACAATTGcataatttttcttttgatgtcGATGGAATAACAGTTTGGAAGGCATATGGAATTGGAGAAG GAAAGCGAATATCATGGGACAACATTGGAACCACAGAGCAAAGAACCAATCTGTTGGTTAAAGTTGATTGGACAATTACAGCTCCTCAGTTGTTGGAAGTAGAAG TTATGGCACAAGAAGAAGAACTTATTGAACCAAatccaaaaaaacaaaagaagaacTCCATAAATCAGCCATATGATTGCCCAAAAGATGGTTGCACTAGAGCTTTTAAAACTCAATGTGCACTGGAGCAACACATCATTGTTGGTAATTGTGATTATCACAATGAAAAAACAACTCAAGATAAAGCAAAATCTATGTATGGGCAAAAGGTTAATTCTTTGTTTCACGGAACAAGGGTTCAACTGGATTGTAACTTTAATGACTGCCGTACATCAGAATCAGTAAAAGGATGGGCACTGAAGGGTAAAAAGAAAAGAACAGTTTTTAGTCAATCTCAAGTGAATTACATGAAGGAGAAATTTGATATTGGGAAGGTATCAGGAAGAAAAGTTGATCCCTTTCAAGCAGCTGATGAGATGAGACAGCTGCAAGAAGAGGGGAAATATGTATTTTCCAGGAAGGACTATTTAACTGGGCAGCAGATTACAGCCTATTTTTCAAGGTTGGCACTCAAAGACAGAAAGACCGATCTTGAAGATTTCAGATCTGCCGAAGAGGAAACTAACAAAAGATGCCTTAAACAGGAGATTTTGGACAGTGTTTCTTTATAA